A stretch of DNA from Gallus gallus isolate bGalGal1 chromosome 7, bGalGal1.mat.broiler.GRCg7b, whole genome shotgun sequence:
gtttcttaaaacTTTATCATTTTGTCTattaaagagaggaaaaagcaataACTCTGGTTAAAACAGATAATGACTACAACACAATGATTTtaactaaataaaaatcacatgaCCTCACCTTTCCAGCATAGTGCTGAATACCAAATGACAATTCCACTCCTTTCGGTCTCCAGAAGTATTTGCATCGTAAGTTATCTTCAAATTTATCTAAACATTTGAGAAGTGAAGttgataaaaatgaattacagtGATTAAGTAAAATCTCCATCCTAATTAAGGCCTGCTTGCTGCTCGAGAACCCAGAACTACTGTAAGAACATCTACTGTCACATTACCCAATACAAACTAAGTGCCATCTTCATGCTCTCTTCCAAGCTGCTACTACTGAATGGAGTAACTCATTCAAAACTAGCCCAGAAATAATGTACTTCAAATCCCTGTTCTTGCAGAGTTGTGTGCATGGGAAATAGAGGACAGTGAGTGGGAACGAGAATTTCTCATATTTTGTATTGAAATTTCTTCacatatacgtatatatatatatatatgtatataaatatatatatgtacatatgtgcGTGCAAATTTTGGGGTGGTTTTATTTCAACTATGTACATTCAGATCTTTGCATAGATCTGGCCTGCCTAAGTggttatttctatttttcctgtcttccttcccccatttattttgttttgtacatCATGTTTGAAGTATATGTCAATGTTTTCAGGTTGGGACCATATCCCAGTTGTCTTTGTAtacctacagaaaaaaaaaaaaaagaaaaaagaaaaaaaagggcttCTCCCCcaaatttttctgtttcttgcaaCATACCTCTGAAGAGctgacagaaaaacagaattagtgCTGATACTATTGTATTTGTTTGTCTACACATGCAAGTAGAGATCCAAGACCAGAATCAATTGATAAAATTATCTGTCACTTTGTGTAGGTCAGACATCACtacaaaattttttttttctgatgttatccattaacattttattttctttctaataattttctttttatgttttctttctatgaGTGTTTAACCAAGTTTGAGAATCCTTGTATTTGAAGCAAAAAGAATTGAGCTCAGAATTTTGGCAGGTTggagggcagggaagggggCAGATTTTGAGTTGAGAGGGTGGGAATTAGTGATGGTCTGACACATATAGAATGGGCAAACTATCTCAGTTGCTGTCCCCCTGACACTTTGAAAGTGCAAGTTCAATATTTGAGATTAACAGTGTTATAGGATCCGCAGGGAGGCTCACAGTTTTAGCACACAAATAAGGACTGGAATGAAACCTCGGCATTCATTTTTTGGCTTCATTTCAAGTTGCAGTCCAGAAGTGAAAAATCTTGTGCATATATCATGCAATTTACCAGGCAGTTGTAATTTTTCTCTAAGTGTTTGAATCCCTGCTGCAACGTTTGATTGAACAAACTGAAACTCTGTAATGTACCACAAGGAAAAATGGAGTTCTGGTAAATAAAAGCAcgaaaacatttttaaacatagCATGCACTACATGTTTTAAAATTTGTGCCAAGATTTGTTAAGACATACGTAAACTATGCATGAAGGAAGGGAAATATTCAGCCAGATGGCACACAAGAAATAACACACACTTTCTACTTACGATGAGATAATCTGCAGTGAAGTAATATTTTCTAATTGGATAAACATGGGCCTGCAATCCTGAGAGATCTTAGTTTTATTCTCAACACTAATGATAACTCACAGGGTGGTCCTAGACACAAGTTCTGCTATGTCTCAGCtttcccttttaaatactgataAAAGCCTCTTGATGTACCTCATGTACAGGGACAACACAGAGGTTATTTACTTAAATCACTGAAAAGACAAGCTCTTGACACAAGAGATGTAAAATAACTTTTGCAATATAAAAAACGTGAGGCATAGAAGCACAGTGAAGCACAATGAAAAACACACTCAAACTGTCAAACAAAATGGCACAGTCTCAGTAGGACAATTAGGCTAGAAAAGCTTAAGTAAAGATATTGCACCATGCTCTCAAAATAGATTAGTTGTTTGCCAGGACTTTTGTTTGTTCATACCAACTAACGTTAGGTCTGTTGCCTGAGGAAATCGACTTTCTTCATCTAGTAGAGAAAGGAGACCCATGGGTTTCTGTAGGAACATATCTAGAAGTGGACGGTTGTCCTCATACTCCACTGTAGCAGCATCAATTCCCTCGTTTTGATATTCCATCTACAAAGTCAACAAAGTTTTAATATTGAACCATTAGGACATTTATAATGCACAAAAATACTCTGTAGGCCCCAACAACATTAtgtacaaaacagcagcaactaTGCTGAAAGATGCGAACATTACTTACATATAAATCCCACAACCATTTTATAGTTTATAATATATTCCTAAGTATAATCTATGGGTCAAGATGGCTGATTCAACTAGACTTCACAAGAGCCAAATTTACCTGTTCAAGTGCAAAAATATGTTGATTGAAATAAAACTGGATCTGCTCATTAGCAATATTTATGCACAGCTGTTCAAAGGAATTTCTTGCGAAGTTCTCGAATCCAAATATATCTAGTATACCAACATTCATTCCATTTTCAGTATTGCTGCATGTGAAAAGTCAAACAAAATTCAGTATGGGCAACATCTAGTTACAATCAGAATAAACATGGTAACTAAGATGGCACAATCAATTCAATTTGCTgcaaaaacagaggagaaaaagtgtATTTGAATTGATAACCATTTGTGCATTTGTTGAGAATCATTAACGCTTTGGGTTTTCCACTTGTCTTTTACAGATTcccatgaagaagaaaaagagaaccaTAACTACTTAATAACAGACTTCAGAGATGCATTAAAATAAGTGGTTCCAATAAGCACATCCTAAACCAAACCTACTGACAGATCCTCCAGGTAGATGAAAGGTGCCAAGCTCTACTAGCATGTTTTTGCTACACCCAGTCAGCAAGACAATCACCAAATCTGCTGCTACAACAGGATTATTAAACGGCCATGTGTTAGCTTGATAGGTTATGTATACTCAGACCACAGTCATCACTGGAAATGCAAGTGCGGACTGTGTTTCTACATGGTATAATAAAGCGCAAGTAGGGATCTCCAAGCTATCTCTAAGACAAGAAAAAGCACAACCTATTAACTTGGTGCCTAGGCATAGAATCACATTAACAGTGCAGTGCATAGGCTCATTCACAGTCTGTCTGTACATAACAACACACTGCGTCATACAGACACGCTCTGAAAGGGAAAATACTGTATGCTAAACATCTCCTTGCTTTGGATTCTGCATAAAACAAAGAGATTCGGGTTATAGTCAGAAACAGCAACTGTTTATATTCATGCAATGAAGGGGAACTGGAGGTCTAAAAACTCTCAAGATACCTTTATCTCAGTGCTGTCAAGGATGAGTGAAAATGTCTCTAGTGGAATTCAGAAGTAGCACCTTTAAGTTATATTTGCAATAATTATTCCAGATATTTTATATCCTACTACAGCACTGTTTCCCTCCTTGCTTTCTCCAGTCTCTCAGCATGGAAGCAGGAGCACTGTAGTtagtaaaaacattttaaaatcaccTAAGGGGTTAtcttatttttagaaatctCTACAGCATAGTAGCATACTCTGAAAACATAGTGATATTTTCAGAGTAATTCAAATACTTACTGGCCATTGGTATGATTTTAATGTTCTCTACAtacaaaacatctttttaaagaattttacataattttaatCATCaatttccactgacttcagtagcTAAATTTCGCTCAGCTCTTTGAGAATGTTGGGTTAATGTCCTGGAAACAGAATTCAGTATCACAGCATGAAAGCCATTTTGAAGCCTTAgccaaaataaacacagcatttcttctgcaaaatcaaaaaatatacaaatggATGAACCCATCAAAGACATATGCACAGTAAATACAAATGATCCAGTGATGTGTAACTTGCCATATATTTTTATCTGGCTGAAGAAGCGTATTAATACGATTTACGATCCAGCTGAAGAGTCTGCCATAAAGTGCTTTAGACATGGCATCTCGCACGTCAGCTGCTTTGTCCACAGTGTTTGTTCGGATAATAGTCTCCCCCCGTGTTACAACACAGTGGGAGGTTAGGGCCTCTTGCAGTTCTTCTGATCCAATACttagcagtgcagcagctgaaagacagtgtagaatatatatataaattatgaCTATTCTGAGGACATCACTAGCATAGCCTGTTACCACAAGTTAAGAGATTCTCACAAATACAGTCCAATGGTATTTGTAGAGTTGATCATATTAAAATGTAGTTACCATTTTCTAAGGCTTCTGGGTTTGGAACTTCACTTTTATCTGTTTGGTGTTGTGAAGAAATGGCAGCAAACTCAATATTTCCAGTATTTAAGATACCAGTCAGAATTCTGTACACTGAGTACACTTCCtgtaaaaatgacaaaaagaacTCTCAAGGAATCCAATTAAATATGTACATCAAActtattttatgaaagaaaaatgtgagcaTCGGATAGTGATTGAAGTTTGTAGATTGTCCTAAGACCAAGTTCTAATTCAAGGAAGCCCTTatttacacagaaaagaaaaggttctATAGAACTGTGAAGGGACTTGCCTAACTACAAACTGAGACCTCTGACTGGTCCTGGCTCCCAGGTGTGTGGTTTTACTTTCATAATTCATTTATGTTATAGGACAGATTCTGTGGCATGCTGCATATTCACACAGCCAAATGACAGCCTAAGCACAAGCAGCACAGGAGGTTGTTTTCAGGAAGGTCAATAATGGTTTAGCAACTGGATATCTTACCTCATCAGTGAATCCTATAATTCTAAAGCAATGCTGAATTGCTTCAAATTGTCTTCCATAGGAATCCTTAGTAACAATATCGTGCATTACTCTTCCAGTTTCATTATCTATGTATCTAAACAAAGTGAAAGGAAGCACTGAGTAGGTGATAAGTCAGTACAACCTATAGTGACTATCATGCAACTACATCATTaattgaaaaaaacatttatttatatctttCAGTTAAGTATTTTGGTGCTAATTCATaagatgcttttgtttctgttgcagtTGCTTTTGCTTGTTCTTTGTTAATAATCTGTTCATAGTGTTACTAACATTTTACCCACATGCTCTCACCCAATATAGAATCATATAGATCAGGTGCTCTCTAGGTACAAATTCCAATTAAAAAACAcaacttcaaaacattttgagTTCTTAAactgcaggaaagcaaagggTGACTACATCCTGATCTGAATgtatgataaaatatttatgtagcaatgaaaatgtttctttcttctctttaaataGTTCAAGTTTTTAATACAAACGCTGTAATTCCGTATtgttcatccttttttttttttttttttgcttgagagaattaaaaaaagatccTTAAGGGATACAGAAGGATTACGACAGACTTGAAGACATCATACTGAAAGCAAGAGCTGATCAATAGATAATTATAATGAGTAATTAAAACATGTGACTAATAGTTACCTAGGAGGCTTTTTTTCAGGAAGTCTATATTCAGAAAGTTTCTTCTGATGATAAAGGCCAgcataaatataataaaatatatggaaatttttctctcccctagaaacaaaaaagcatgtCTATAAAGCACATATGTTTATACTTGCATTATCTTGTACAAGGTAAAAGCAAAAGTCTTTATCATGAGCTCATTGAGACAGGTAGCAAATGATCAGGGCCAATAATAGTGGAAGCCCGAAGATAACTATTTcagctgtaaaacagaaaacagaaaatccagATAACCACattatttctcaaaaaaaaaaaaaaaaaaaaaaaaaaaaagaaagaaagaaaaaaaaaagaaaaaagaaaaaaaagaacaggtcTGGCTTTTGTTCCAAAAGAACCAAACTATTCTTGTCATTAACAGTACTATACAAAGGACTCAGCAGGAGACACTATTGGAAGCACTTAAATAAGAGTTTTTAGAGAATTAAACAGAATctaaacatttcaaaaatgtgAAAGGACAGATGATTAGTGCACCTACACAGCCTGTTTTATAACCCTTGACTTTTCAAGTAGATACTCAGAAATCTTTGCCCCCATTACAGCTCCTGTGGGTGTAAACATCATTTCCAGATATTTTCCGAAGCGACTTGAGTTGTCATTGATGGCAGTGCAGGCATTCCCAAATGCTTCAACCAGAGGATTCACCTGAAGAATTTTCTCACGCAAAGCACGGTTATTGGCCTTGACAGAACAGATATAAATCAGAAGGACCATTAAAAGAATATATTGCCTACTCACAATCCAATCCCTGCTTAAGAAGCATAATATCCCATTATCACATTCTTATGGAGTTAGATACTCCATTAACCTTCCTATCTATATAATAAGGCCATACACTGAAGGGGAAATCACCTACAGGTAAGGAAAACCatattcttccttctctgcaatTGCTTTATCTCTGAAGCTTCATATAATTTAGTTAAGGCAACAAAGCCAccaaaaaatgaacaaaaagaataCTACCTAAAACAACAATCATACTAATACATAAACTTGTTAAACTTACACAATTTTCACACTATTCTGCAGTAGTAGCATTACtcataacatttaaaaatgtaagagCTTCCAAGATCAGAGCCGAAGCAAGATCTGCTATTTTTTATTGTATACATGAACGATGTTATAAGTCATTAAGACTGCAGAAAACTACAGGCACTGAACGTTTGCAATTTGTCGCTTTCTCCTACACTGAAATGGTTCGGTGCAGGTCATATTCTAATGGCGTGATTCAGTGCTTACAAATGTTTGATTACTCTGTCCCTGACTCACGTGGGTTAATTCACAAGAacaatttttaatattaaatatttaataaagtgGAAATGTTAGGGAGTGGGGAGCATTTATTCATTGTTTTACATGGTTGCTAGAAATACCTTTCCCAAGAAGGTCAAATGTTGGACGATCAAATGGGCACTTTCTGTCTTTCCAGCACCACTTTCCCCACTGATGATAATGCACTgaacatacaaacaaaacagtaagtGTACAGTCCACCACATGGTCGATAAATAggttttcatctgtttctgcTCATATCTGTTACTTAATGTTTAGTACCAAGACTGTAAAATATCTTAGTCAAATCTCTCAAGTCCTTTCTGACAGGTCAGTAGAGGGTCACTGCAatcattcctttattccttaGATAACTAAAACcagggtttggaactagatgatctttgaggtcccttccaacctaagccattctatgattctataaactGTATCTTGCAATGCCTGACAGAAATGTGTGTACGTGAGAAGGAGTGTGTAAAATTCTAAGCTCTAAGACATATAAAGGAATGACCTTATCTACAAAGTTAATCCATACTATGCACATACACAGCCTGTAAAAATTGAAAGATTTCCACTGCTAGTTCACGTGACGTAATTATCAGTGCATCTGAGCCCATTTCATTGAGTTCatataaattaatgaaaaaaacaaggtAAAGCTGTATTTAATACACTCACCAAAATTCTGCTCCTGGTACTGAAAACTATCATAAGGTTTGTTGCTGTACAGAGATCATCATGTAGATGATGCTGATATTCAGATTAAAACAACAAACctaaacatttcagaaaaatatgcatatgtTCATTGAGTGATTCTGGGAGAACATGTCCATATTATTCTTCATTTGGCAGACTGTATATAACACACAATGTTTTATAGGTTTTCCAAAGGCTTACAAACTCAGAGATTAGCTTGAAATTACTTGAAGTACACAGTAAACATAAAAGATTTTGCTGGGAAAAGAGACAAGGTCTTAGAATACTTCATACAGTGATGACTGATACAGAACTAAGCTTTGTGAAGGTGTGAAAGGGATAACTGTTGTCCAGACAACATTTTTGACACTCCTAGAGAAAGATTATCCATTATTCCCTCTCCAGCCTGGAATATACGGAggaatttcagctttttttttttttaatcaaatatttttctgcttcttggtaacaaataaaacagcaatGTATTTATAGGTTTGTGTTATCTGAAATTGTCTTAATCTGCCTTAGCAGACGAGTCACATACAACAGTTTATACAATTTAAAGCCCCTGCATGACTCAACATGACTTGAGATTCCCCAGAAACATTAGACCTGTAGTCAATTTTCAggcttcaaaagaaaatacaagggAAGGCTGAATGgataaacagaataaatacattttttgtcTAGCTACACCAGGCATCTAGTGCATCTTTACCTGACAAACCTGCATAAATGGTCAGTTAATGGAGATAAAAACTATTGCAAATAGGAAACTATATAAGCTAGCAGGCATGCCTGGATGCCTACGAGTAATTATTAGCTATCTTTGCATAAAGATTTAGATCTAAATGCAAATTACTTCCTAAGAAGATAGGAAGGacatataatattaaaaatctaCAAAGTTAGCCTCATGTGCTGATgacaaaattgatttttttttcctccagataaCAATATATAATTATTAGGCCCCAGTACTCATGTACATACAACACATCATGTTAGAAAGAGTGCAAAATTACAATTTTAAGAATGTAACAAAAAGGAATCTaacttctgcagcaaaatatttcattttcattaaaataactgCAAGATGTGCATACTCGTTACATTCCTTCCTTGCTTGCTACATTGCTTTCTACTTTATGCAATGGAAGAGCAGTTCAAACTTAGTTAACCAGCTGAAGTATTGAGACTCCCCTATTTTACACAGGTGTAAATGATTACAATATCTAGAGCAAGACAGGCTAGAATCAAAGCATATTGCAACAGCCTGTGACTGGTGTCAACTGCCAGCACTTCATGGGTGTCCAGGAAACTATAAGGTTAGGTGACACTTCTAATTGACCCTTGCATATGATCTTTTATGCTGCTATGTCCTCTTCAAAAGTCCCGAAAAACTAGATTTTGCTAGTTTTCGTATACAGGAATTAAAggcttacagaaaaaaatctcagagcaCAACATAACATTAGCTACATCCATAGCAAATTGGCACTATGATTTATGTGAAatctaaaacaaaattaataattttaccTGATCTTTGCTGAATGTCACCATACTTTGGTAGGCAGCATCTGCAGAGGCAAATATGTGGGGGGGATTGGATGAGCGCTTCATACCATGGTAAAGCTTGGAGAActagattaagaaaaaaaacacaacagtaaaaatacagaatttaacTGTACAGTTAAGACCTGGAAAGGAGAATAGTGAGTATGTTCTGCCTGCTAACCCACAAGGTAGGTAGTTGTCTGTTCTATTGCAAAATTCTGACTGAAGAGTGGTAATTCTTGGCTCTGCCCACcctgaaatgcttttcaataATTCTTATACAACATGGTGAGGAGACCTGTATCACAAGGAACAGAATTTCAAAGTGAAGCACTTAAGCAAGGAAATATCCAAATTTTACCAAAGAAACTGCAAATTAAAAAGTGAAGCTGGAATCTGGTTCCTATGCCTGCAGCCTTGACTTAGATACCCATGCAGACTAAGATTTATGGCTCCACCACTCTTCATATTCACAGAGAATTAAGTTGTCTCTATCTTTACAGCATTCAGAATTCACTCATTTCTTTTAAGCCACAGCTGATGGCACAGGACATGTAATAATCAGTCAGAGCAATTGTTTAGAAAGCAACAGACTCAGCATGAGGTAGTTCATATAACTATCTTCTGTTTCCCGGAAAAAAGCCCTAAGTGCCAGACAAGAGGAACAGCTGTGGCTGGGGCAATCTTAACACTCCTGTGGAATTTGTATCAccaagcagaaagaaattaaatcaaaCAAGACTAAAGtgaaagtaaaaacagaaaacaatttgtaGACACAtttttttggaggaagaaaagactGAGTTTTAAACCGCATTCCCACCATGTGAGTAGCCAGTAGTGCTAATACAAAATTTAAAGCAAGGACTGTACACATCTTTGAGTCTCTCTTACCTGTGGAGAGTAAATGCTGAGATTCTGGAAAGGGTTTAAGGCTATCAAAATATCTCCAACATATGTATAAATTTGTAAGTCAGCATAGCGTTTCTGTAGCTGATGGATAATTGTATCCTGAGAAGattacaaaacatttcattgttAAGCAGTATTTTCCCAAtcaataatatttttgtaaatatacTGAGATCATCAATTAAGAGGATGTACAATAAGTATTACTAATTATTTCTCAAACACcaatatcataaaataaaaaaattattttcaaactttTCACTAAAGCCGTAAAACTAAGTTAAATGGGACATCCTA
This window harbors:
- the MYO3B gene encoding myosin-IIIb isoform X7; the encoded protein is MSVSANSANPEGDWIRKPLYGLFQYNSSMIGLESLADPTDTWEIIETIGKGTYGKVYKVANKKDGSLAAVKILDPISDVDEEIEAEYNILQSLPNHPNVVRFYGMFYKADQYVGGQLWLVLELCNGGSVTELVKGLLKCGQRLDEAMISYILYGALLGLQHLHNNRIIHRDVKGNNILLTTEGGVKLVDFGVSAQLTSTRLRRNTSVGTPFWMAPEVIACEQQYDYSYDARCDVWSLGITAIELGDGDPPLFDMHPVKTLFKIPRNPPPTLLHPEKWCRGFNHFISQCLIKDFEKRPTVTHLLEHPFIKQVHGKDMSLQKQLAELIQEQQRLGSVAKTRHERIHTRRPYHVDGADKYSQDDDLVNLEVLDEDTIIHQLQKRYADLQIYTYVGDILIALNPFQNLSIYSPQFSKLYHGMKRSSNPPHIFASADAAYQSMVTFSKDQCIIISGESGAGKTESAHLIVQHLTFLGKANNRALREKILQVNPLVEAFGNACTAINDNSSRFGKYLEMMFTPTGAVMGAKISEYLLEKSRVIKQAVGEKNFHIFYYIYAGLYHQKKLSEYRLPEKKPPRYIDNETGRVMHDIVTKDSYGRQFEAIQHCFRIIGFTDEEVYSVYRILTGILNTGNIEFAAISSQHQTDKSEVPNPEALENAAALLSIGSEELQEALTSHCVVTRGETIIRTNTVDKAADVRDAMSKALYGRLFSWIVNRINTLLQPDKNICNTENGMNVGILDIFGFENFARNSFEQLCINIANEQIQFYFNQHIFALEQMEYQNEGIDAATVEYEDNRPLLDMFLQKPMGLLSLLDEESRFPQATDLTLVDKFEDNLRCKYFWRPKGVELSFGIQHYAGKVLYDASAFLEKNRDTLPADIVVVLRTSENKLLQQLFSSPLTKTGNLAQARARVTAASRSLPPQLTAGRIKVDTMEVMRHPEETTNMKRQTMASYFR